From the Chanos chanos chromosome 7, fChaCha1.1, whole genome shotgun sequence genome, the window GGTCAGCTGGCACGGAGATGAGTGAGCAAGTGGCTGAGCCGTGTTGGTGGTTTTGGGATTTGACAAATTTCCTCGAAGGAATCATAGACGTACCACGAAAAACCCCCGACAGATCTTGCCCCGATCTTCACCCAAGAGAAAGATGCCTGACACCTGTCAGTATTAAACGTGATGAGCACACccaggcacaggcacagacacacacacacacacacacacacacacacacaggagaaagtGGTATCCCCAGAGGACCTCGCTAAGTTAAACAAAGAGCAGAGGATTACAAGAcctcaaattcacacacacacgcacacacacacagacacacctcagtGGCACCTTGTGGTGTTCATCCTCAAGAGAAGGACCAGCTGTCACTCTGAGccaactcattttttttttgtactccgtgtgtgtgtgcgcgcgccgcATGCTGAGAACATGTCATGGCCATTACATGACTGACTatgaactgaaagagagagatactgattgagcaaaagagagagtgagagagagagagggagtggctTTTACATTACTAAAGTGGAGACTCTTTGTTTGACATGACAATTCTGTCATTTCTGAGAACACAGCAAAGGATATTACAGCATTGCACCACTGCTACCATAAAGGTTAATTAAGAAATTAAGGGCACAAGACATGGAAAGAAAAGGATATGAAATACACGCCggggtgtgcatgtgtttgtgtgtgaccaTATATGGTCTTCCTGAGCCCGACACATCATGTCCTAGACCAGCATCTTCCTGTCACTCTTAAAAtctaatgtgtgtctgtaactttttttttttcttttttcgaaAAAGCAATACGGTAGGAATGCTCTGCCATGTTCAATCGCACacgcaaaacacacatacagccttGTCATGTCATACTCCCATTCATTTTTAGACCTAAACACAAGGACTGACTgtacctctgacacacacacacacaagcttacCACGAGCCTGacataacagacagagacaggcgttttttgtaacgtgtgtgtgtgtgtgttcatatgtggcgTCAGGAAAAAGCAACACAACGCTAGAGCTGTCGCACGGTCACtaaccacacagcacacaaacaagcagCCGGTCAAGGTCTCTCTCAGGAAAGGCTAGGGTGAGGGCGTGGAGGTGAAgtgaggggggggaggggtggaggcaGGGGCAAAGGTCAAAAGTTCAATCCAGTGCTGACATTGAGCACCGATTACTTAAGCTAAGAAGAATGTTTTCCATAATGTCAGtgcaaactgacaaacaataAATGCCAAGCGGGTCTAAATATAAGGCTTAATGTAATATGAAATGAGCCAATATATTGCGCTAGGAATAGCCGGCCACAGAGCAACGGAAGATGTGGCTTTCGGAGTGGCGGGAATTGCCTGGATTTCTCCTCCTTGTCCGTTAAGGTGAACTACAGCACATGGAAACCAGGAATGTCATTACTCAACGTTTATTAGTCAGTCAGTTGCCTGCACAAACATCTGACACACAGCTAAGTGGGAGGAAAAttccttgggaaaaaaaaaaaaactgtttaaaaagaaaaacaaaactttttttaatgacagaaaaGCATGTTTTGCCCTTCTGTTGTGATACTACGAGTTGATGTGAAGTGTTAGTGTGTCATCGTCTTTTGCAATGTTTGTGGAGGACAAGGACTTCGAAAGAAGCAATAAAAAGACTGTAAAAAAAGTATGACAAAatgaatatgacaaaatgtgtttctaaagaagcaaaacacatttaacagaaaacatatgtttgtgtttatgtactATTTTGAGAAAAGAATATATTAGTGTGTGCTTAACAGAgctttttttggtgtgtgtgtgtgtgtgtgtgtctgtgtgtgtgtgagtcagtgagtgagtgagtgtgtgtgtgtgagtgtgtggagtgacACTGTACTTTACACAGGAAAGAGATCCTGTTACCTGCTGCACTCATTTCCTGCTCTGAGAGCAATACTGGTTGGCACATGCCCCCATCGTAAATAAGTGTCGCTCTCAAAATAAAGTTGTAAATATAGATGTATGTGATATACAGAAAGGGCACAAGGCCTCTAAGGGACTAGTCCAGTCCCCTGCTCTTCTCTGAGGGACTAGTCCAGTCCCCTGCTCTTCTCTGAGGGACTACTCCAGTCCCCTGCTCTTCTCTGAGGGACTAGTCCAGTCCCCTGCTCTTCTCTGAGGGACTAGTCCAGTCCCCTGCTCTTCTCTGAGGGACTAGTCCAGTCCCCTGCTCTTCTCTGAGGGACTAGTCCAGTCCCCTGCTCTTCTCTGAGGGACTAGTCCAGTCCCCTGCTCTTCTACTGCAGGTTACTCAGAAGAGTCCCCACTCTCTTCTACTGTCCCACATGGACTAtggactgtttctctctctctctctctctctctctctctcgctctctctctctgtctctctctctacccccctccccttcccttgTTGTTCAGTGCATGGTTTGTTTAGTGGTGTCGAGCAgtgacgcaaaaaaaaaaagagttggaaaaaaaaaggttaaaaaactGACAGTGTATGGTAAAAGCCTCAGTTAGAACAGACAGCCTCAACAAGAGAGATGCAGAAGTTGCAGGAGATAAGACATAGATAAGATAAGTCTTTGATATGAAAGAGTGATAGAAATAGCATAGTTTTTTCATCCGCTCTACTTTTCtttcgtttcttttcttcttcttcttttttttttttttaaccttggtAAAAGATTTCATTAACGGTTGAATACGTGGTTCTGTTCCCTCCTCCCTCGGCTGTTTACCTCCGTGTTTTTAAAAGCTCCAGTCAGGGGACTGAAAAGGCCAATGTGTCGCGATTAAAGCACATTCCTGTGTAGCTATGCGCTCTCTAATTTACATTCCAACGCcacaaagaccacacacacaaccaaaagcCAGCATGTCATAGCCgtgtcatttccacaacaccatccaaaacacagaggcaaatCTCCTGGCAACACCTGTATCGCTATCACGCTGCGTCGCGCGCACATGCCAGCGTCAGCTGTAGAGTCATACAAGCCTACACAAATAGACCTAATACTATAAGCCCGCTACGAACTTCataacaacgacaacaacaacaatgattcTGTGGCCAAATTTGGTGTGTACGACGCTGATAAACTACTAGCACAGCACGACaaaatagggggaaaaaaaaaaaaaagaggggagggcgtgagagagagagagagagagagagagagagagagagagagaaaacaagaggagagatagagagaaaaagaagagaaacacagtTGCTCCTGAGTCAGCGGCCCTCCAGGTGTGAGAGCTGGGCAAGGCAGGAAGTTCATTTTTCAGCGTTGATATGTTTCCTGTAGCATGTGCCTTGTGCCCCAACACGTTGTGCCAATTAGGCCACATCAAAGAGTCCGAGAATGACTCAGcacaggagggggggggtggaaagtGGAACACGTTCACGCGTGCTCCtcaactaaaacaaacaatccATACCCCAGAGACCTGACACCTGGGTGCCAACCCTgagcgaggaagagagagagagagagagagagcgagcgagcaagGGCAAACAGCAGCAAACGTTTATCAGTCAGGCAGAGTAACCCAGATGTAGAGAGCAAAATGAGTTCAAGGTTTCTGCATGTTACTGACTGTTCATAACTAAACAAGCAttacacgtgcacgcacacatgcgcgcgcacacacacacacacacacacacacacactttgccaGCGCACCTCCCAGCAGCGGGAGATGTGTCAGTAATAGTTTAGACGGAGCTCTGTGCGGAAGACCACCCGTGCCACCGCCTCACAAACACGGTAAGGAGCTGTTTGCTTTGATGCAGTACATGTCAATGGTGCACTGTTAACCTGTGCTGGCAGACAAGTACAGACACATTGTGCTGGGAGGGCAAACAAAATTGGTGCAATCCATGCATGCATCCCACCATGACTCTTCCTCTGCATAGGAGTCTTTGCTTCTTGtgttttcaacacacacacgcgcacacacacacacacgcataagaAAACACACTATCAACGTTTCTCTTGTGCTGGTTGCTGGCCGAGTGAAAGGTTAGAACTCCAGAAAATATCACATTCGGACAAAACCaggagaaaatgaaggagacaaggagagaaaagtgagaaagaaaagagagacagatagaactGTAACATTTGAGCAATAACATGCTGTACACTCACGGAATTCCtctcagctctcacacacccttTCCCCACCTCTCACACAAAGATGCtgctctcgctccctctctctccctctccctcacacacacacacacacacacacacacacacacacatctacctTCATCTACGCCTCAACTCCACGATAAACAAATGAGTCAGCCAAGGCTTGCTGAGAACACTGACTCACACTtgcctcattttctctctctctctctctctctctctctctcagacacacacacacacacacacacacacaatctgtgcCAAACACATAACTAATTCAGCAAGCACTGgacaaatatgaaatgaagGGACaacaggggagacagagagagaagggggagaaaaagaaagggagagggagagggagggagagagagagatagggagagggagagagagagagagagagagagggtgagaaacaGACCACATAAACCTAACAGGTCCTCTTTAGACAGTGGATAGCGACAGCAAAGCACCAACGCAAACAAAACACTCCGTCTCCAGAAAACATTCCCCACACAGACGGGcacatagggaaaaaaaacaaaaaaaaaaaaacaactcatgcCAGCTAATCAAAGGGCTGAATATCTAAATGTTTATCTAGCCTAGATTTAGCCATGAACTAGCCTATAACTGCACCTGCCTCAGGCCTACCCTGGTCCCATAGAaaatcagcaacaacaacaacaacaacaaaaatctcaAAAGGGTTTTCAGTATTCCCAGAAATCCATGcatgtcaaaaacaaacaagtccaTATGTGATAACTCTGCCGTAATTCTTGAAAATTACAATTCTTGGCAAACACTACTGTGACCGTGAGAAAGTAAGCGACCACTCCGATCTCTGATCCAGTTTTCCGTCCGAACCTTACTCTAAACTTCACAAAAAAATGAGGGCACTCACTGGCCCCAAGTCAGTGCTGAAGGTATGGCCGGATAAAGGGTATCGTGAGGtacatcaccaaaaaaaaaaaaaaaaaaaaagaaagaaaaggaagaagaagatatAAAAGGGTAGAGATATAAATATGGAATGGTGTTTCCaggtgtgtcagagagacacgTGTGAAGAGCGCTGTTTCTCTGCGCTCTAGCGTGGGGCTCATGTAAAGAGTAGGTAGAAGAGGGATTTGCCTCCATATGTTTTTTCTCCAAGTGATCCTTTGATTTATGCACAACACGCTTTAGCGAATCAACACCTAAGAGAAGCTGGTGAGAGAGCCCTTACCGCTCGTCATTATCACCTTGTACACCACAGCTCagacatcaacacacacacacacacagatacataatcatagaggcatacacacacacacagagccgcacacatatacatgtacaagcaaaaacacagacacacgctcctGTTTATGTTTAAGGTGAGTTTAAGTGACCGAGTTAATCACTGCCTTAACTCCGTGTGGCCTTCTGTTGGCCGCAGAGCTAATCGTGGTTAAGTGGAGCTAAGTACGACCTAATAAGAGGGAGCAACAGAGACTTTACCTGGTCTGAACTTAGACTTAACTAAGTGGATCTACTCTTTCgaatcaagagagagagacaacatcCAGCAGGAAAACTACTACGCCCACACGTTTCAGAGGGGAGAGGTTCGACTGTGAAATATGGCCAAAGAACTAACTTCTTATCAATATCTAACTCACTGAGGCGGTAAAGAACAACAAACTACTCATTCCTGCAGCTTTCTCTAGAAATCAAAAGAGAATAGGAAGTTCACACATGACATTTCAAGTCTTTTAAGGaattcatagagagagaggaggagggagagagagagaaatatcagttcCTCTATGTGTAGTTCATTTAtggagtgagtgaataaaacatttacctTTCGAGGCTGCCACCCCTTCTGATTTGGTGAAATCTATGCTGGCGTACGCCCCGTTCTCTGGGTGGGGGGCGACCGCTGAAGGTGAAGGAGGTACATCATGGTCGTTCCCGGGTCCTGGGTCCTCTTTCAGGTCCAGGGCGATGTAGTTGAGGCCGTTCTGGTAACCCTTGGATACAGCGTGACACGTCCTCCCAGAGCTGCCGCCCGTCTCCGCTCCCTCGGTGGGCATGGCTGCTGTTGCTGCCGCGTCCGCGGTCGCCGCCCCTTCCACGCACATCCACACGCTGTCGAATGATGCTGAGCTCTGCCACTTCCCGCCTTCTGCAAGTTGGGCGCCGTTGGGCGCAGAGGGGTTGGCGTCGGCTCCATCCGTGCCAGTCGCCGCCGGCGTCGTGGTGAAGGTCTCCGAGCTGTGTCTCCGCCTGCCCTGGGGGTCGGCGCGGATGACCTTTGGCTCAGGAAGAGGGCTGGATGGAGGGTAGTGTTGTTCCAACGCACACAGGCGGAGCATGCCGCTGGGGCTTGAAGACTCCGCTCCTAGGCCAAAGGTCATCTGCGTGTAGTCATCTGACCGTCCGATGCTCGCctgggaggaggaagaggaggaggaagccagGGGGCGGATGTAGCTAGGAGGGTTCCAGGGAGCTACCAAAGACGGGCGAGGCGAATGGTTTTTGGGCCGAAGGGCGTCGGTGTCCACACTCATGTAGTCTTGGTGGGTGGGAGACTCCTCCTGGTCCCTGCTCGAGGTCACGGTGGCAGAGGGGGACCCTTCTGTAGACAAGGGGCAGCTAGGGTATATGGGCGGGTCGCTGAACTCAATGTTGATGTACTCACCGGGGCTGGTGGGGGCCGCAACCTGTTCGCTAGCCTGGAGAGAGCCGTGGAAGCTACGTCGGGAAAGGGGGAGACGGGTGGGCCGCGTGACACGATGGTCTGTCCGATCGGGGTCCCCGCAGCCGTTATGGAGGGGCGCGTCACCAGGTGGGAGCCGGGGGCTCCGCTCGGGAGTGGCGGAATGGGAATTCCGGACAGTTTTGGCAGGAGAGCTCATGGGAACATATTCGTCGTGTTCCCGCTGCTCCCTCACTGGAGCTTTGTATGAGCGTGGGAGCGAAAAATAGGGGCTGTGAGACTTGGACACCTCGGATGCGGTGAGCGCGTAGTAGGCAGCGTTGGAGAGCTTCCGTGTCCCCACAGGGATGTTCTGGGACATGTCCATGTATTCCCCATTCTCAAGACACTCGGGGCCACTGCGACCCGTAACCCTGCCACCACTGTGAGGACTGGTCTGTGACAAAGAGCCATCTCCACCGCTGCTGCTACCCCCCGTACCAACTCCACCCGGGAGCATCATCATGTAGCCCTGCGAGTCCACCTGCTGCGAGGCAGGAGAGGCGGTGCTCTGGAGCAGCGGCGAAAAGGAGAGCTGAGGACTGGGTTGCATAGGCATGTAGTCCGAATCGCGGGGGGAGGGGACCACGCCGGCCATCATGGGCATGTAGCCATCATCTTTCATGGTGTCAGCAGGCCGCAGGGCTGGGGGGCGGCCCTGGCTGTGTTCGGAGCTGGAGCTGAGGTCAGAGCGcatggaggagggggaggaggtggcTTGTCCCCCGCTACCTAGTGAACCCCCATCAGCCACGGCCTCGTCCAGCGAGTAAGTGGTTTGGGTCATCTTCTGGTACACGGGCACACTTGCACTGGAGCCACCTCCTACCTGCCTGGAGAAGGAAGGGGTACGTCTTCTGAGTGAACCCGACCTCAGCTCTTCGTCCGCGCTCTCGTCCCGAGAGCCTTCCCCCGAATTCCCCGTAAACAGGTCACGGTGCCAGCCCATGGCCATGTAGTCACTTAGGCAGTGCTCTTCACGGATGGGCGGCGTGTTGCCGAGAGAGTCCGGCGTGTTGCTCCGCACGCGGAAGTATCGGAAGTCGCCCGGGCTGGAGCCATACTCGTCTGAGGAGTTGAAGCCTCCGTCGCTGGGAGAGCCGCAGATGGAGGCACTAGAGGGGCGTGTGAGCGTGTCAGAGACGGAGCCATGCCCGCTGCTGCTGGACATGCTGACTGGGCTGGTGGTGGAGGGGAagtgagagacaggcagtgagGCTGAGCGGGCATGGTAGGTGCCTTGCAGTGCCCTTACGTGCCTCCCACTGGCTCCACTGGCCTCCTGTCGACCCAGGTTGGCACGAGCCGTGTTAAGATGGATGAGACTCCCTGTCACTGATCGGAAAGGCCGGTTCATGGTGCCCTCACCCTCGCTGGAGGTGCGAAAGCGGTACCCACTCGCCCCGCTGCTTTTACTGCTTGGTGGTGTGCCCACCACCGACTCAGTCCGTGACCGCCGCTGGAGCCCCGTTTGGCTGGGTGGGAGGTTACCCAAGTGACGGCGTGTGGTAATGAAAGCCATGGGGTTAGAGCCAGAGGACTGACTTTTACTCCTGGGCCGGAACTCTGTGAAGGCTTTCAACGCCTTCATTGTCTCCAGTATGGTTTCATGCATGTTCTGAGCCACAACTGAGTCGTCAACTTGCATCCATATCTCCCCGGGCCCTATAGAGGAGGAACGGCCGACCTCTATGAAGAAGAAACTTTCAGAATGCCCACAGCGCCGGATGTTCATGAGCTGCAGGTTCACACACGGCGTCTCAGAGTTCAGTTTAACCAAGTGAATGGTTTTGGAGGAGAGGCAGAGCCTGTACACACCTGTCAGATTCTTAGTTTGACCCAAGCCTTTGGGTTTTACATTCACTTGCCACACCTCCTTAAAAACTGTACCTGGGGTCACTGTACCGTAGCCATCGTCCAGCTCGTCCGCGTCCATGTGGCCTTTTTTACCCTCGTTCATCAGTTCACTCAGCGCTAAGTACCAGTCTTCTTGCTCCTGCTCATTCTCGGCCACAATAGCAAAGTACTCATCTTTAGTATACAAAGCTATGAGATGTTTGTTCTTAGAATCCGCCCTTTTGTTTACAGTGAAACACTGGTATAGATAAATCACTCTTTTCGGGGGAGAGGCGGTCACAGCAGTCCCGGCAGATGAGCCGGCAGTATTGGCGGCAGCGGCAGCGGAGCGAAGGCTGTTTCGAAATTTCTTTTCGCTATCGTAGTATTCCAGTCGACTGGGCCCCAAATGGCTTGACGCCcgtaaaacaaaaaacctcttatggccatgtttctgttttctcaggtATCCGCATTTCCTAATATCATCCACCCCGTCTGAAGTAGCGGTGCCGGCATTCACAGCTATTGCAGTGGCAGCTGAAGAGGTAgcttgtgtttgatttgtagtAGTAGCGAGATCCTCATGTACCGGGTTAATAGAAGAAGACGAGGGTTTTCTTACCGGTGAATCTTGGTGATTTTCGCTTGCCAAATGCTGCTGTGCTTGGTAGTGGTACTGTTGGTCGTGGTGGGGTTCCTTTGACTGGGTAGTCTGGTGGTTGGAGGGCGGTAAGTGTTGATGGAAACGAACGCCGCCGATATTAATTAGGGAAGAAGGGGGTTCCCCGGCAGAGGTGTCGCCGTTGGCCGCCGCAGCCCCAGATTTAGTCCCAATAGCCCTCTGTTGTGTCTCCAACATCAACATATCGGCTTTGTTTTCTTGGTAATTTGTGAAATTTGCCATTAGAGAACGCGATTTGAGGTCACTTTACCTTAGCCTTATGGACCGAGACCCCATTCTTGTTTGGGGAGACCAAGTCTCCAGCAGCGACGCGCGATTCACTTCTTCCAATTATAGGCTTCCCTGGGCCGcttcatgaaaacatgtatCCAACTAATGCTTCACGAATTCAAGCTCAGCAACTGCAACATGACCACATTCACCAGTTTCTATTATCGGTATATCCTCCTAGCTGGCTACCAATCtgtttctcactccctctgtaCACATCTCTACGGACCAGAGCACAAACAACACGTGACCTGTGCGTCATTCGTCTGTAGGCGGGAAGATGTGCTAGATAAGCATGTCGATTGGAGAAAATTTAAGATTGATGGCAAGTATTTTAAGACTTGTCCAACTGTTATGAAGTATTTGAATTCTACGTCAGTCCGATCGAGCAATGAAATTGCTGGGAGTTTCATTGAAGCCGAAGTGAAGCGCCCACTTTGTGATTGACACGAATCTAACCAATAAATTGGAAAGTATTTGCGGGCGTCCCTCAATTGTAACATTTTCAGTGGCTGGAAACGTTGATCGGCATTTTTTATATACAATCACAGATCCGGCAAGTACAGCCGTACTAttaaaaaacattgttttttcatTGGGACCTAACgttaaatgaaaaaaggtgAATTTCGCAAATTTGCAGTCGTAATCAACTGCAGTCAGTTTTGCTCTTCCAATGAGATGTTTGTCCTTTTTCCGTTTTTATTTTCGTTGTTGTCACAAGATCCCCCAAAAGCCCTTGGATAATAGTGACAGTCTAGACAGCTAGTGTAGTAAAACTGCTAACTTGTGGTGGCGATAAAGCAGAATAGTGTGCATGTTTATTATAGCTAATGTCATGACAGCTGCTATAATGACATATGTATGTTCCGCAAGGCATGAGTTATACATGAGTAACGTAAGGCAGCCATGTGAAAGGAGCCTGGAGGGGCGTGGATGCGTCGATGTTATATTTTATTGGTTACACAGAGCGTGGGAAACTGGAACGGtgtttgtggagagagaggtgacagaaGATTTCGGGACCATGTCGAATTTCATCTGAAGCGCATTAACAGTCACTCCCTCCTGTAAAACCTGTCAAAACTActactgtttgttgttgttgtttttggcccttcattcattttatatcGTCCTGTAAACGTAACTGAAACTGACGTTTCGAACGATCCGGTCTATCGTTTAAAGTTCCAAAATCATCTTTCAGCTCTACTCTTAAGCAAAATACATGAGTTAGTATCTTGCATTTTGCTTTGTCACAGTCAAACCATCACCAGCCATCTGTGTATTAGTGTTAGCAGTCAGTTAGTAATGGTTGTCATGGCATCATGCTCTCAGTTAGGGCAGTTTTTGAAAGGGAGACACATTTGTTATACAGACTGTAGGATGAAGAGCAGAAAAAGGAGAGCGAGAAAGTGAGCAATCAAAGCTGAGATCCAGATGCACCCCCATGGGACCTGAGTCAAATGTATCATTGAAGTGTTTGATCTCAGTTGCCCCTGGGTATTTTATTTTAGGTATCCTTATCATCTTGATGACAGATATCAGATGGACTAATTGAAATAAGcatggtttgtttttgctttgctttgttttgttctctgtttatttcttttcttttcttttcttttaaacccTCAAACTACAGTCACTTTGCTTTTACTCAATTAATTATATGAGTGTTCAAAACAGGAAAACGAAAACAAGGAAATGGATCACTGGCTTTAAGAAGGAATTAATGATTCGTGTTCAAAAGACatgactggagaaaaaaaaaaaattctcagcgTGGAAAACAGAATGAAGAGTGAGGTCATCACACTCACCCACTGACACATACTCAGTGATAGCCTCATACGGATGACTAACCCATGACAACTGACTGCTTACGCTGACTCCGCAGCGCTCTCTTCTGACTTGGGAATGCAGTTGCTGCACAGCCCTGTAGCtttcaatgacatttttgttttgggggttgtACTATCGTTGTTAATTTAACATTAATCATATGTCACAGCGCTGTATTTGTATTATACCCCATTAAGGGCCTGTCTGTTCTTACCACTGTTCACGCTGGAACACTGGGTACCAGGGCACCCTGCGTACTCCATTGTTTGTAACTTTGTTATTTATGCCGACAGTAAATAGCTGTCTATAATGACTGTAAATAGCAACAGATGGCTTGGTCAGACCACAGTATGTCCCTGATCGTACTGTACTATGTCTCTCGTTCccaagggagggaggggggggtgttccaCCCAGGGTGCCAAAGCACGCGTGTCATAACTCAATGACATTCGTAACAGCTCACTTGGCCTGTGACGAAGTGATAtaattgctttgttttgagggggcttttattttgggggggaggggggtgattTCTTGAATGTATCTGTTAAAATTTTGAGTACGACTAATGTGTATCAGATTTGTATGAAACTGATAAAAGATTTTGTTTCCTGTCACTGCAAAATGGAGtaacatttattattgtttGAAATAGTGAGCTCACTGAAGGAAAAAGTAAATTATGTTCTTAATTATGAAAATCCCTAAATTCAAATAAATCTCTGGTTGATTTATGCCACTATTTTTCAAGGGTTCGTGTTTGCACCCGTTAGAACAGTGACCAGTGCTGATTAACGGCACCAATACTCCCCCAAGTGGTGAGTACGGTGAATTGCACTTTTGCCTAGCACAGAACACTGAATCTCGCATGTCCTGAGGGTAGGCATCAAGTGTATGTTTTaagtagtattttttttttttaccttagtACCTAAGTGCATATTTACAAAACCTTTACATTAACCAGGTCATTTGTTGTGACTACTTACACTTGTATTTCAGTAGGATTTTTCAAAAACCTCACACCTTTGATTTCTCAGACTGGAAAAAAGTATCACTTCAGCTTCAGTGTGACATGACATGCTGACGAGTCAAAATTACaatatctaaaaataaatttgaaaacaatGAATTATTTAACTGTATCGCTGCTGCACTGTAAAGGTTTACATGTATTATGCGCCTCAGTTATTGTTTTAAGTGTTCCATTGTCTATAATCATTTgaagatatataaaaaaacaaacagagcaaagaGAATAACTTCTTTTGTGCAACTTACTTTTGACATTTGTTAGCATAGTGGTGGTCTGTAACTTTACCAGAGTTCAGTCAGGACCCTCAATGGACATAGTGAGATATGAgctaattttccttttttttttttttggagtaataATCCTTTTATACATactaattatatttttatatttgttgaCCATTTTCTCACATCTGGAGCTGTGagtgacattttatttgtcaaAAATGGCTAAACACC encodes:
- the irs4b gene encoding insulin receptor substrate 2-B; the encoded protein is MANFTNYQENKADMLMLETQQRAIGTKSGAAAANGDTSAGEPPSSLINIGGVRFHQHLPPSNHQTTQSKEPHHDQQYHYQAQQHLASENHQDSPVRKPSSSSINPVHEDLATTTNQTQATSSAATAIAVNAGTATSDGVDDIRKCGYLRKQKHGHKRFFVLRASSHLGPSRLEYYDSEKKFRNSLRSAAAAANTAGSSAGTAVTASPPKRVIYLYQCFTVNKRADSKNKHLIALYTKDEYFAIVAENEQEQEDWYLALSELMNEGKKGHMDADELDDGYGTVTPGTVFKEVWQVNVKPKGLGQTKNLTGVYRLCLSSKTIHLVKLNSETPCVNLQLMNIRRCGHSESFFFIEVGRSSSIGPGEIWMQVDDSVVAQNMHETILETMKALKAFTEFRPRSKSQSSGSNPMAFITTRRHLGNLPPSQTGLQRRSRTESVVGTPPSSKSSGASGYRFRTSSEGEGTMNRPFRSVTGSLIHLNTARANLGRQEASGASGRHVRALQGTYHARSASLPVSHFPSTTSPVSMSSSSGHGSVSDTLTRPSSASICGSPSDGGFNSSDEYGSSPGDFRYFRVRSNTPDSLGNTPPIREEHCLSDYMAMGWHRDLFTGNSGEGSRDESADEELRSGSLRRRTPSFSRQVGGGSSASVPVYQKMTQTTYSLDEAVADGGSLGSGGQATSSPSSMRSDLSSSSEHSQGRPPALRPADTMKDDGYMPMMAGVVPSPRDSDYMPMQPSPQLSFSPLLQSTASPASQQVDSQGYMMMLPGGVGTGGSSSGGDGSLSQTSPHSGGRVTGRSGPECLENGEYMDMSQNIPVGTRKLSNAAYYALTASEVSKSHSPYFSLPRSYKAPVREQREHDEYVPMSSPAKTVRNSHSATPERSPRLPPGDAPLHNGCGDPDRTDHRVTRPTRLPLSRRSFHGSLQASEQVAAPTSPGEYINIEFSDPPIYPSCPLSTEGSPSATVTSSRDQEESPTHQDYMSVDTDALRPKNHSPRPSLVAPWNPPSYIRPLASSSSSSSQASIGRSDDYTQMTFGLGAESSSPSGMLRLCALEQHYPPSSPLPEPKVIRADPQGRRRHSSETFTTTPAATGTDGADANPSAPNGAQLAEGGKWQSSASFDSVWMCVEGAATADAAATAAMPTEGAETGGSSGRTCHAVSKGYQNGLNYIALDLKEDPGPGNDHDVPPSPSAVAPHPENGAYASIDFTKSEGVAASKD